CATGAGCATCAAATGTTAAAGCTTTTGAAAAGTAGAAAAAGAATAACTGTAACCaatacaaacacaaaaaagaagaagctgaaTTTATGTACAtcaaacaaattaaataaaatatataagttGCAGTATTGCAGATGAACAACGAGGCACACTTCTCACCTCCCTCGAGAATACCAGCCGAGGTGCACTTTCTGGATAGATTTGCCGAAAGCTCGCAGTATTGGCGCTCGTATCCTTCAAATACCTCACTCATCGTGCCAAAGCTCTTATTGACCCTTGGAGGTCTTTAATTCCACGGTGCTCTAAACATAAGGAACAAAATAATCATGTTAAAATTCGCAGGTTTTGGTCAATTGAATTGGACTTCGTTTGACATTGATTCCCTTTCCCCTTGAGAAGATTAAGATCCTACAAATTCATTATTCGATTGCTTCGATCAATTAAATCGCGGAAACCCTAATACACGCGCCGTTACATAAGGGAAAGCCGGTACGTCCCTCCGTAATCGACATATAAAATCGAAGGGTCACTGAATGGTACAGAGATGAGAGATCGATGGATCGATTTTACAAAAAGTTCTGTTAATGATCGAGAGAGATATATAAAATTTTTGGAGAATAAGCTatttaacaaaaagaaaagctGCAATCGAAGAAATACCTGAAGGAAATCTGAAGAtcggaaaaatactaaaaaaattgCCCGGAAGATACTCCAGATTCCGACCAACGACCACCTCGTGCTTCGTGGCGTAGGTTGTGCTCCTCCAACGATCTCAAGATAATAGCAGACGAGGCCGACTGTTTTTAAATATTACGAATATCCCTGAACAAGGACAAAATTACAATAATTACCCACTCGGCCACTCGCTCTCGAAGGTAAAGGTCATACTAGCACTAAACGCCTACGTGCCCCTCGTCGTTCTTCATTTCTCCTCTCCGTTTCTCTGATTGATCTTCTTTTGTCCATGATCTTGATTTACTCCAGAGCGAAAAGCATCTTTctagaaaggaagaaaggaaatgtCTCGAGCTAACCCGGTTCGACCGTCCATTCCGCCCCGttcgatttttaaaaccatgccaGCAAGGCGAGGCTGAGGCTAGCAGCTAGCAGCTATCTTCGTGTGTCAATCAGTATCGTTTTTCGGGAAACTATTATTCCCGCCACCCGTTCGACAAAATTCCTCAACGGAGATGCTTTTGCAGTTGAAATCAAAATTGTACAGTCCTCTACTCCTGGTCATCCGCGGACCACCATGCCAGCATCTCGAATTCTCGTTCTACTCCACGATTCCATCTGCTTCTCCTCTTTCACCCGATTTGCAAGAGATATGCCACATTGTGTCGAGCGGTATCGGTGGTCTAGATGAGTTAGAATCAAGTCTTGATCGGCCCACGATTTCAATCACTCCGACCCTTGTAGCTCAGGTTATAGATACCTGCAAAGATGAAGCGCCCAGCAGAAGGCTACTCAGATTCTTCACTTGGTCTCGCAAAAACTTAAACTGCAAATTGGTGGACGAGGCGTTCAATCATGCAATCCGGGTATTTGCTGAAAAGAAAGACGTCACTGCCATGGATATATTAATTTCAGATCTAAGAAAGGAGCAACGGGAGATGGAGGCCGAAACTTTTAGTCTTGTCGCCGAGACGTTGGTGAAACTGGGGAGAGAAGATGAAGCTGTAGGGCTCTTTAAGAACTTGGAGAAGTTCAAGTGCACGAGAGATGGATTTACTGTTAATAGCATTGTTCATGCCCTTTGCGCCAGAGGGCATGCTAGGAAAGCTGAAGGGGTTGTTTGGCACCATAAGAGTAAGATATCTGGTGTAGAGCCTTGCATTTACAAGAGTCTTATTCATGGATGGTGTGTCCATGGAAACGTTAGGGAAGCACGCAGGATTCTCGGTGAAATGAAGTCTTTTGGGGTTACGCCGGACTTGTTCTGCTATAACACTCTCCTCAGGTGCCTTTGCAAGAGGAACCTCAAATTCAATCCATCGGCACTTGTTCCTGAAGCTACCAATTTGATGATCGAGATGAGATCTAATGGGGTGCTGCCTAATGTAATTAGCTTCAACATCTTGCTCTCTTGTTTGGGTAGGACAAGAAGAGTGAAGGAAGCGTGTCGAGTCCTCTACTCCATGAAGAAATCAGGTTGTCATCCCGATTGGGTCAGCTACTATCTTGTTGTGAGAGTTCTGTATTTGACAGGGAGATTTGGAAAGGGGAATCAGATCGTGGATGAGATGATCGAAAAAGGGTTAATCACAGAACCAAGGTTTTACTATGATTTGATTGGGGTTCTCTGTGGAGTTGAGAGGGTGAACCATGCTCTTGATCTTCTTGAGCGGATGAAGAAAAGCTTTGTTGGAGATTGTGGGCCAGTATATGATCTCCTGATAACCAAACTTTGTAGGGGAGGAGAGTTTGAAAGGGGCTTGCAGCTCTGGGACGAAGCAGTGAATATGGGCATCATCCTTCAGTGCTCAAGTGACGTGTTGGATCCATCTATCACCGAGGTGTTTAAGAagacaaagagaagagaggtagGAAACCTGAATGACATGAAGAAACTGCCAACAGAGACAAAGATAAAGCAAAAAATGGGGAAGAAAAAAGACAATACTAGTAGGaataaggataagaagaagaataacaCTTCTGTCAATTGATTCATACTTCATG
The nucleotide sequence above comes from Telopea speciosissima isolate NSW1024214 ecotype Mountain lineage chromosome 3, Tspe_v1, whole genome shotgun sequence. Encoded proteins:
- the LOC122654134 gene encoding pentatricopeptide repeat-containing protein At5g61370, mitochondrial; the protein is MLLQLKSKLYSPLLLVIRGPPCQHLEFSFYSTIPSASPLSPDLQEICHIVSSGIGGLDELESSLDRPTISITPTLVAQVIDTCKDEAPSRRLLRFFTWSRKNLNCKLVDEAFNHAIRVFAEKKDVTAMDILISDLRKEQREMEAETFSLVAETLVKLGREDEAVGLFKNLEKFKCTRDGFTVNSIVHALCARGHARKAEGVVWHHKSKISGVEPCIYKSLIHGWCVHGNVREARRILGEMKSFGVTPDLFCYNTLLRCLCKRNLKFNPSALVPEATNLMIEMRSNGVLPNVISFNILLSCLGRTRRVKEACRVLYSMKKSGCHPDWVSYYLVVRVLYLTGRFGKGNQIVDEMIEKGLITEPRFYYDLIGVLCGVERVNHALDLLERMKKSFVGDCGPVYDLLITKLCRGGEFERGLQLWDEAVNMGIILQCSSDVLDPSITEVFKKTKRREVGNLNDMKKLPTETKIKQKMGKKKDNTSRNKDKKKNNTSVN